The proteins below are encoded in one region of Paenacidovorax monticola:
- a CDS encoding ArsR/SmtB family transcription factor, with product MIANHPDREQIRLESVLSALGNPLRLAVVRALAASGERACGSLLQGQSKSTMTHHWHVLRDSGVIWQRPYGRENLLSLRREDLDARFPGMLDAVLSAVQHDPATQEATSRHLQGT from the coding sequence ATGATCGCGAATCACCCGGACCGTGAACAGATTCGCCTGGAGAGCGTGCTCTCGGCCCTGGGCAACCCGCTGCGCCTGGCTGTGGTGCGGGCCCTGGCCGCCAGCGGCGAGCGTGCATGCGGCTCGCTGCTGCAGGGCCAGTCCAAGTCCACGATGACCCACCATTGGCATGTGCTGCGCGACAGTGGGGTGATATGGCAGCGGCCCTACGGCCGCGAGAACCTGCTCTCGCTGCGCCGCGAGGATCTGGATGCCCGTTTCCCCGGCATGCTGGACGCCGTCCTGTCGGCGGTGCAGCACGATCCCGCGACGCAGGAGGCGACTTCCCGGCACCTGCAGGGGACCTGA
- a CDS encoding MarR family winged helix-turn-helix transcriptional regulator, whose amino-acid sequence MGVSRQGAQKQLHLLAQSGLIEVRANPQHKRSPLHALTVPGLRTYGAIAQRWQERAQGLAAAFSAEELRTTAQVLATLLALHATAEGAPESTDEA is encoded by the coding sequence ATGGGTGTCTCCCGCCAGGGCGCACAGAAGCAGCTCCACCTGCTCGCGCAGTCGGGCCTGATCGAAGTCCGCGCCAATCCGCAGCACAAGCGCTCGCCTCTGCATGCGCTCACGGTGCCAGGCCTGCGCACCTACGGTGCCATCGCCCAGCGCTGGCAGGAACGCGCCCAGGGGCTGGCCGCCGCGTTCAGCGCCGAGGAGCTGCGCACCACCGCCCAGGTGCTGGCCACCCTGCTGGCCCTGCACGCCACAGCGGAGGGCGCACCGGAGAGCACCGATGAAGCGTAG
- a CDS encoding 2'-5' RNA ligase family protein produces METPLMPQPPAVPAGLRENLFFALLLEGPQADAVASLALRMRAAHGLHGKPMRTERLHMTLLWLGAFADGVPQDVRACALEAGARVAQPAFGVELDRVLSFAAHRERPLVLCGAGDGVAGAVALHRALFEAVYRRPARPADFTPHVTLLRDRQPVPEHPVEPIRWQVRAFSLLLNQVGRGGPYAELGRWPLR; encoded by the coding sequence ATGGAGACGCCCCTGATGCCGCAGCCGCCGGCCGTGCCGGCCGGGTTGCGCGAGAACCTGTTCTTTGCCCTCCTGCTCGAGGGGCCGCAGGCCGATGCGGTGGCCAGCCTGGCCCTGCGGATGCGTGCGGCCCATGGCCTGCACGGCAAGCCGATGCGGACCGAGCGCCTGCACATGACGCTGCTGTGGCTGGGTGCCTTCGCCGACGGGGTGCCCCAGGATGTGCGCGCCTGTGCGCTGGAGGCCGGAGCGCGGGTGGCGCAGCCCGCGTTCGGTGTGGAGCTCGACCGCGTGCTGAGCTTTGCCGCGCACCGGGAGAGGCCCCTGGTGCTGTGCGGCGCGGGCGATGGCGTGGCGGGGGCCGTGGCGCTGCACCGGGCCTTGTTCGAGGCGGTGTACCGGCGCCCCGCGCGGCCTGCGGATTTCACGCCCCATGTGACGCTGCTGCGCGACCGGCAGCCGGTGCCTGAGCACCCGGTCGAGCCCATCCGCTGGCAGGTCCGGGCGTTCTCGCTGCTCCTCAACCAGGTGGGCCGCGGTGGCCCCTACGCGGAACTGGGACGCTGGCCGCTGCGTTGA